In a single window of the Zea mays cultivar B73 chromosome 5, Zm-B73-REFERENCE-NAM-5.0, whole genome shotgun sequence genome:
- the LOC100275638 gene encoding protein NUCLEAR FUSION DEFECTIVE 6, mitochondrial-like isoform X2 produces MASTCFRAAARVASAASRSAAAYRSAPSAARAVATAAHRISCFSRVPVELGCCAGLSLLPLHSAVASARLTSRLSTASSCRALSQHENDGT; encoded by the exons ATGGCCTCGACCTGCTTCCGCGCCGCCGCCCGCGTGGCCTCCGCCGCCAGTCGCTCGGCGGCGGCCTACCGCTCCGCTCCCTCCGCGGCACGCGCCGTGGCAACTGCCGCCCACCGCATATCGTGCTTCTCCAG GGTGCCGGTGGAGCTCGGGTGCTGCGCGGGATTGTCACTGCTGCCGCTGCACAGTGCGGTGGCGTCAGCCAGGCTGACGTCGCGGCTGAGCACGGCGTCGAGCTGCCGTGCTCTCTCTCAGC
- the LOC100275638 gene encoding protein NUCLEAR FUSION DEFECTIVE 6, mitochondrial-like isoform X1: MASTCFRAAARVASAASRSAAAYRSAPSAARAVATAAHRISCFSRVPVELGCCAGLSLLPLHSAVASARLTSRLSTASSCRALSQRAAAGT, encoded by the exons ATGGCCTCGACCTGCTTCCGCGCCGCCGCCCGCGTGGCCTCCGCCGCCAGTCGCTCGGCGGCGGCCTACCGCTCCGCTCCCTCCGCGGCACGCGCCGTGGCAACTGCCGCCCACCGCATATCGTGCTTCTCCAG GGTGCCGGTGGAGCTCGGGTGCTGCGCGGGATTGTCACTGCTGCCGCTGCACAGTGCGGTGGCGTCAGCCAGGCTGACGTCGCGGCTGAGCACGGCGTCGAGCTGCCGTGCTCTCTCTCAGC GCGCTGCTGCAGGCACATGA
- the LOC100275638 gene encoding Protein NUCLEAR FUSION DEFECTIVE 6, mitochondrial-like gives MASTCFRAAARVASAASRSAAAYRSAPSAARAVATAAHRISCFSRVPVELGCCAGLSLLPLHSAVASARLTSRLSTASSCRALSQQMGQSVRR, from the exons ATGGCCTCGACCTGCTTCCGCGCCGCCGCCCGCGTGGCCTCCGCCGCCAGTCGCTCGGCGGCGGCCTACCGCTCCGCTCCCTCCGCGGCACGCGCCGTGGCAACTGCCGCCCACCGCATATCGTGCTTCTCCAG GGTGCCGGTGGAGCTCGGGTGCTGCGCGGGATTGTCACTGCTGCCGCTGCACAGTGCGGTGGCGTCAGCCAGGCTGACGTCGCGGCTGAGCACGGCGTCGAGCTGCCGTGCTCTCTCTCAGC